A single region of the Streptomyces sp. AM 4-1-1 genome encodes:
- a CDS encoding SDR family oxidoreductase, which produces MRFDNHRVVITAAGRDFGRTLAIRLADLGAEVFLSARSLAAAEGVRDEIRDRGHQRVHAYACNLTDPASIRDFASSVTQHTDRVDILINNGSRYLEGPDLQAASDADIVDTIASGATGTVLTVKNFLPLLLNSDKPDVVTMVSACGTAGHHRSDAHDAFYAAKSAQAGFTEILSKRLRPQGVRVISLYPPDFDNADPLSEEWETTPREAKDPLTGQSLVDCILFAVAQPRDCFIKAFHFEQV; this is translated from the coding sequence ATGAGATTCGACAACCACCGCGTCGTCATCACTGCTGCCGGGCGCGACTTCGGGCGAACTCTGGCCATCCGGCTCGCAGACCTTGGCGCCGAGGTCTTCCTGTCCGCACGCAGCCTCGCTGCCGCTGAGGGTGTCCGCGACGAGATCCGAGACCGAGGCCACCAGCGGGTCCACGCCTACGCCTGCAACCTGACGGATCCCGCCTCAATCCGCGACTTCGCTTCCAGCGTCACCCAGCACACCGACCGCGTCGACATCCTGATCAACAACGGCTCGCGCTACCTCGAAGGGCCGGATCTCCAGGCAGCATCCGACGCCGATATCGTCGACACCATCGCATCCGGCGCCACGGGCACGGTCCTGACCGTGAAGAACTTCCTCCCGCTCCTGCTCAACTCGGACAAGCCGGACGTCGTGACGATGGTCTCCGCCTGCGGAACGGCCGGACATCACCGCTCGGACGCACACGACGCCTTCTATGCAGCCAAGAGCGCACAGGCCGGGTTCACCGAGATCCTCTCCAAGCGCCTACGGCCCCAAGGTGTCCGGGTGATATCGCTCTACCCGCCCGACTTCGACAACGCCGACCCGCTCTCCGAGGAGTGGGAGACCACCCCGCGCGAGGCCAAGGATCCCCTCACCGGTCAGTCGCTCGTGGACTGCATCCTCTTCGCAGTCGCCCAGCCCCGCGACTGCTTCATCAAGGCGTTCCATTTCGAACAGGTCTGA